The Mucilaginibacter terrae region ACGCTAAAATCGTCGAAACTGGTTTGCAGTACATATGGCCCGGGCTCAGCTTCGATCATAGGAGTTGCTTTGGCCGCATCAATTAAAATTTCATGTACTTTGCGCCACGGAACATCATAGCCTATGGTTACGGTTTTGTATATGATCAGTCCTTTATTGGCTGTTTCAATAGTGTAGTTTACGGTATGGTTATTCATCACCATAGAATTAGGGATGGAGATAACCTCGTTTTTAATAGTACGAATGCGGGTGACCAAAAGTGATTTTTCGATGATATCGCCCGTGGCATCACCAATTTGTACGCGGTCGCCTATTTTAAATGCACGCATGTAAGTGAGCACCAGCCCGGCTACCACATTACCCAGGGCACCTGCCGAACCAAAGGTAAACAGCACCCCCACGAATACCGATACGCCCTTGAATATGGGCGACTCGGACCCCGGCATGTACGGAAATATAACAATGAGCATAAAGGCCAAAACCAAAATGCGGATGATCTGGAAAGTTGGATTGGCCCAATCGGTATAAAAGCCCGGTATACGCAGTACTCCCCGTTCTACCTCGTCCTTTAAAAAACGCAAAAACCTGATGATGTACCTGAACACCAGCACCAGCACGATGATGGTAATGAGGTTAGGGATATAATCCCATATGGCTGCCAGTATTTTTTTAACAGGGTTAATGAAGTAGCTGAGCAGTTTTACCGAGTAATCCTTCGTCCACGGGAATATGCCGAAGAGTATGGGCAAGGCCAGGTAAACTACCAGTAAAATAAAGAACCATTTGATAAGGGTATCGGCAACTAACAATGCACTTACCGAGCGGTCGGCCGTTAACAACTCATAGTTTTTAATGCGCAGGCCTTTAATAAGCTTGCCTTTTTGTGCTATAATTTTTTGCTGGCTCCAGCTAAAAAGACGACTAATAGCATAAATAAGCAGTAAGGTAATAGCAATAACGCCCAAAGCCATTCCTGCCTCTTTAAGTAAGGTTTGCCAGCTTGTTTCACGCTGGTAATTTTGTATGGCTTTACCTATAATGCTTTTGTAGGTTGCAGCAAGCTGGTTAGGTTTAGTATTCATCCACAACGCATCAATGGCGGCAACACTCATAATCAGAGTACTGCCATATTGAATATCGGTTGTTTGCTCGGCTTCAATAATTTTGAGTGAATCGGGGGAAAACAAATGATCGTTACTAACCTTTTCAATGCGCTGCGATATAGCATTAGCCCTGTCATGAGCCGAAAAACTACCTTGCCTTGTATAAACGTTAAACAGTGTGTCATTAAAAAACACCGCCGGAAATCCCTTTACGACCTTCCTCAATGAATCGACCTGTTGTTTTTGCCTGGCCGCCCGTAACGAATCTTGCCCTTTAAGCTGCGCCAGTTCTTTTTGCAGTTCCGATT contains the following coding sequences:
- a CDS encoding mechanosensitive ion channel family protein, producing MSIYRFILITILNLTAMHSIAQDTINATNKATDTTQNKAIGAQLNRLQQLQVEHVADSLRKEALQIQISMLKSTDNLRKSELQKELAQLKGQDSLRAARQKQQVDSLRKVVKGFPAVFFNDTLFNVYTRQGSFSAHDRANAISQRIEKVSNDHLFSPDSLKIIEAEQTTDIQYGSTLIMSVAAIDALWMNTKPNQLAATYKSIIGKAIQNYQRETSWQTLLKEAGMALGVIAITLLLIYAISRLFSWSQQKIIAQKGKLIKGLRIKNYELLTADRSVSALLVADTLIKWFFILLVVYLALPILFGIFPWTKDYSVKLLSYFINPVKKILAAIWDYIPNLITIIVLVLVFRYIIRFLRFLKDEVERGVLRIPGFYTDWANPTFQIIRILVLAFMLIVIFPYMPGSESPIFKGVSVFVGVLFTFGSAGALGNVVAGLVLTYMRAFKIGDRVQIGDATGDIIEKSLLVTRIRTIKNEVISIPNSMVMNNHTVNYTIETANKGLIIYKTVTIGYDVPWRKVHEILIDAAKATPMIEAEPGPYVLQTSFDDFSVAYQINAYTKQASKQAVIYSELYKNLQDKFNEAGIELLSPSYHAVRDGNTSTIPPEHLPKDYTSPGFNLKK